A window from Gottschalkiaceae bacterium SANA encodes these proteins:
- a CDS encoding glycerol dehydrogenase yields the protein MATKIVISPGKYIQGPGELKKLENYARVYGSHAFVIADDFVMGLTKDMVKESFANTESKYAFEKFNSECSKIEIARLQSMAEALESEVIIGIGGGKTLDTAKAIGYYMKRPVMIVPTIASTDAPCSALSVVYTEDGIFDEYLVLPTNPTVVLMDTEIIAAAPVRLLVSGMGDALATYFEARATARSNASTMAGAKPTEGAFAMAELCYKTLLSDGLKAKMAAESKVSNASVEKIVEANTYLSGIGFESGGLAAAHAIHNGLTVLEECHHFYHGEKVAFGTLAQLALENAPLEEIQEVIDFCKSVGLPITLKDLNAENVTEAQLREVAIASSVEGETIHNMPFEVTADSVYAALVTADKLGSTL from the coding sequence ATGGCTACTAAGATTGTAATTAGTCCAGGAAAATATATTCAAGGGCCTGGGGAATTGAAAAAATTGGAAAACTACGCTCGTGTGTATGGATCTCATGCATTCGTGATTGCAGATGATTTTGTTATGGGCTTGACCAAAGACATGGTAAAAGAGAGCTTCGCAAATACAGAAAGCAAATATGCATTTGAGAAATTTAATAGCGAGTGTTCAAAGATTGAAATTGCTCGTTTGCAATCCATGGCAGAAGCGTTGGAATCCGAAGTGATTATTGGAATAGGCGGTGGTAAAACGTTGGATACGGCAAAGGCGATCGGTTATTATATGAAACGCCCTGTTATGATTGTGCCAACAATCGCATCAACAGACGCTCCTTGTAGCGCATTATCCGTGGTATATACAGAAGACGGTATTTTTGACGAGTACCTGGTATTGCCGACGAATCCAACGGTTGTTTTGATGGATACAGAAATTATTGCAGCAGCACCCGTACGGTTGCTTGTTTCCGGTATGGGCGATGCCTTGGCAACTTATTTTGAAGCACGTGCTACAGCACGGTCAAATGCCTCGACTATGGCGGGAGCAAAACCAACGGAAGGTGCATTTGCTATGGCAGAATTGTGCTATAAGACTTTGCTTTCTGATGGATTAAAAGCAAAAATGGCGGCTGAAAGCAAGGTATCCAATGCATCGGTTGAGAAAATTGTAGAAGCCAATACCTACTTGAGTGGAATTGGTTTTGAGAGTGGTGGCCTGGCTGCAGCTCATGCCATTCATAACGGATTGACTGTGCTGGAAGAATGTCATCATTTCTATCATGGAGAAAAGGTTGCTTTTGGAACCTTAGCACAATTGGCACTGGAAAATGCGCCATTAGAAGAAATTCAAGAAGTGATTGATTTTTGTAAAAGCGTAGGTTTGCCGATTACCCTGAAAGATTTGAATGCAGAAAATGTTACTGAGGCACAATTGCGAGAAGTCGCAATCGCATCCTCTGTGGAAGGCGAAACTATTCATAATATGCCTTTTGAAGTCACAGCAGATTCGGTTTATGCGGCATTGGTTACAGCGGACAAACTAGGTTCAACCCTATAA
- a CDS encoding nitroreductase family protein encodes MPQKSKQLLEESQMRRTYRKFLKEAVNIEVIKNCIMTAATAPNGADKQPWHFCVVTDPNMKEKIRTESEKIEKTFYEKKISDEWQADLEKLNVTWQKPFLTEAPCLIVVFKEFYKILPDGSKDKNYYVTESVGLATGLLINALRNTGYASFTYTPAPPNFLRTLLNRPEGETAMMILCVGKADPNYELPTLKKKHLNEIASFF; translated from the coding sequence ATGCCACAAAAATCAAAACAACTTTTAGAAGAAAGTCAGATGAGACGAACGTATCGCAAATTTCTTAAGGAAGCCGTGAATATAGAAGTAATTAAGAATTGTATCATGACGGCTGCAACTGCCCCAAATGGTGCTGACAAGCAACCATGGCATTTCTGCGTGGTCACAGATCCCAATATGAAAGAAAAAATTCGAACAGAATCAGAAAAAATCGAAAAAACCTTTTATGAAAAAAAGATCAGTGACGAATGGCAAGCAGATTTAGAGAAACTGAATGTGACTTGGCAAAAGCCATTTTTAACAGAAGCCCCCTGCTTAATCGTAGTCTTCAAAGAGTTTTACAAAATATTGCCCGACGGCAGCAAGGACAAAAATTATTATGTGACAGAATCCGTGGGTCTTGCTACAGGGCTTTTAATCAATGCCCTGAGAAATACCGGATATGCCAGCTTCACCTACACACCCGCTCCACCGAACTTCCTGCGCACCTTGTTGAACCGGCCCGAGGGTGAAACAGCCATGATGATACTTTGTGTGGGCAAAGCAGATCCCAACTACGAGTTGCCAACGTTGAAGAAAAAACACTTGAATGAAATTGCAAGCTTCTTTTAA
- a CDS encoding DJ-1/PfpI family protein yields the protein MKKICLLLANGFEMSEASVFTDVFGWNQTDGNGQTELITVGMHEKLKCTWNFTVVPEMQLKDLNVSEFDALAIPGGFEEAGFYEDAFHPDFLKTIQNFHNQKKPIASIRVGALPLGKSGILKGVHATTYHLSNGIRQKQLAAFGAILQSNKPIVVDQNIITSYNPSTAFDVSFLLLEVLTNQENTSHVKKQMGFV from the coding sequence ATGAAAAAAATATGTCTTCTGCTAGCAAACGGCTTTGAAATGTCGGAAGCCAGTGTATTCACCGATGTTTTTGGCTGGAACCAAACCGATGGTAATGGCCAAACCGAATTGATTACCGTCGGCATGCACGAAAAACTAAAATGTACTTGGAATTTCACCGTTGTTCCAGAAATGCAACTTAAAGACCTCAATGTCTCAGAATTCGACGCCTTAGCCATCCCCGGTGGATTTGAAGAAGCCGGCTTCTATGAAGATGCCTTTCATCCTGACTTTCTCAAAACTATTCAGAACTTCCACAATCAAAAAAAACCGATCGCTTCCATTCGTGTAGGGGCACTTCCTCTTGGAAAAAGTGGCATCCTAAAAGGTGTGCATGCAACAACCTATCATTTGAGTAATGGGATTCGCCAGAAACAATTGGCCGCATTTGGCGCAATCCTTCAATCAAACAAACCCATTGTAGTGGATCAAAACATCATCACCTCATATAATCCATCTACCGCTTTCGATGTTTCTTTTCTTCTTCTGGAAGTACTCACCAATCAAGAAAACACAAGCCATGTAAAAAAACAAATGGGATTCGTCTAA
- a CDS encoding aminoglycoside phosphotransferase family protein encodes MATKLQSLFDQLILGKIVSQPERVYGGLLHKMLRVETEQGMYAVKQLNPTIMKRTHVVEHLVYSELVARAAVQNGIPGITAIGESELVHQIGDAYFMIFPWSQAQTISAERVGVEHCVKVGKILADLHQLSSRFPLSVQEPQRDMEKIEWDSFLTDDEECRNLFESYLPQLKIWDEKAYLVSQKVQADQVISHRDLDCKNILWDADQNPIVIDWESVGWVNPMSELMEIALYWSGAEILEFDQVKFISFVESYLEAGGVLQGDLDAILDFGYRNKLEWLVYNIKRCNGMEVAEEMEIELAKHQVTETIEGLQTYERLIPLLGRLLS; translated from the coding sequence ATGGCAACAAAGCTTCAGTCTTTATTTGATCAATTGATATTAGGGAAGATCGTGAGTCAACCAGAACGAGTTTATGGCGGTCTTTTACATAAAATGCTAAGGGTAGAAACTGAGCAGGGGATGTATGCGGTAAAACAATTAAATCCAACGATCATGAAACGCACTCATGTAGTTGAACATCTTGTGTATTCAGAGCTTGTGGCAAGAGCTGCTGTACAAAATGGAATTCCGGGAATTACAGCAATTGGAGAGAGCGAGCTTGTTCATCAAATCGGCGATGCGTATTTTATGATTTTTCCATGGAGTCAGGCTCAGACGATTTCTGCTGAAAGAGTAGGGGTGGAGCATTGCGTCAAAGTCGGTAAGATTTTAGCAGACTTGCATCAGCTTTCGAGTCGATTTCCACTAAGCGTACAGGAACCGCAAAGGGATATGGAGAAAATTGAATGGGACTCCTTTTTAACTGATGATGAGGAGTGCCGGAACTTGTTTGAGTCATATTTACCGCAATTGAAAATTTGGGATGAGAAAGCCTACCTTGTATCGCAGAAGGTGCAAGCAGATCAAGTGATTAGCCACCGCGACCTGGATTGTAAGAATATACTCTGGGATGCGGATCAAAATCCCATTGTGATTGATTGGGAGTCTGTGGGATGGGTGAATCCAATGTCCGAGTTGATGGAGATTGCTTTGTACTGGTCTGGCGCCGAAATTTTGGAATTTGATCAAGTGAAATTTATTTCTTTTGTGGAAAGTTATTTGGAAGCTGGTGGCGTTCTTCAGGGAGACTTGGATGCGATATTGGATTTCGGATACAGAAATAAACTGGAATGGCTGGTTTATAATATTAAGCGATGTAATGGAATGGAAGTGGCTGAAGAAATGGAAATTGAATTGGCAAAGCACCAAGTGACAGAGACGATTGAAGGTTTGCAAACGTATGAGCGGTTGATTCCTCTACTGGGTAGATTGCTGTCTTGA
- a CDS encoding SAM-dependent methyltransferase gives MEFIAIGSVENGIHDIHKHDWDREESKIVLKSAYKGGLKGLEEFSHAEILFFLDQASFDIESELLGKPRRNQVNPIVGIFSRRSNHRPNGIGLTVAKILEVGDEYLLVLGLDAVDGTAVLDIKPYVPKVAESQVKRPEWAR, from the coding sequence ATGGAATTTATAGCGATTGGAAGTGTGGAAAATGGAATTCACGACATTCATAAACATGATTGGGATCGGGAAGAGTCAAAAATCGTTTTGAAGTCGGCGTATAAAGGCGGTTTGAAGGGTCTTGAAGAATTTTCTCATGCTGAGATTTTGTTTTTCCTGGATCAAGCGAGCTTTGATATCGAATCTGAACTTTTGGGGAAACCAAGGAGGAATCAAGTTAACCCAATCGTTGGTATATTTTCTAGGAGAAGCAACCATCGCCCCAATGGAATTGGGCTTACAGTTGCCAAAATTTTGGAGGTTGGAGACGAGTATTTGCTTGTGCTGGGGTTAGATGCTGTTGATGGGACTGCTGTCCTTGATATCAAACCCTATGTGCCCAAGGTGGCAGAATCGCAAGTAAAGAGACCGGAATGGGCAAGGTAA
- a CDS encoding NAD(P)-dependent oxidoreductase, with product MAPHIIEEAKRCLQCKNPKCKQACPVETPVNEAIHLLLDGQIEEAGELLFLNNPLSIVCSLVCPHEKFCEGNCILGKKSSPIHWSSVEHYISDYYLNRIHEKPATDRSKKIAIIGSGPAGITLAFLLAARGYDITIFEAKDKIGGVLQYGIPAFRLPKDILERLKDQLLSMGVKIRPNTLVGPVITVDVLFRDGYQAIFIGTGVWKPNPMRIKGESLGHVHYAIDYLKNPESFDLGKKVCIIGAGNVAMDVARTAIRRGVREVTVMYRRDEDDMSATLEEIKYAKLDGVKFEFFKAPTEITDDGIRYKRTEKVMTDDKEKLIEVDGPEEFYPVDSVIIAVSQGPKSNIVANSTGIKIGKTGLVSTDACGRTTRDGVFASGDVVTGAKTVVEAVMFSKKVAAAIDAYVTKGKPEDELGETSQCNWK from the coding sequence ATGGCGCCGCATATTATTGAAGAAGCCAAGCGATGCTTGCAATGTAAAAATCCGAAATGCAAACAGGCATGTCCCGTCGAGACACCTGTCAATGAAGCGATCCATTTGCTGTTGGATGGTCAGATTGAAGAAGCTGGGGAATTGTTATTTTTAAATAATCCGCTTTCCATTGTCTGCTCTTTGGTTTGTCCGCATGAAAAATTCTGTGAAGGGAATTGTATCTTGGGGAAAAAAAGTAGCCCAATTCATTGGAGTAGTGTGGAACACTATATTTCTGATTATTATTTGAATCGGATTCATGAAAAACCGGCAACTGATCGAAGCAAAAAAATTGCAATTATTGGATCGGGGCCTGCGGGCATTACGTTAGCCTTTTTATTGGCGGCGAGAGGATACGATATTACGATCTTTGAGGCAAAGGACAAGATCGGTGGTGTATTGCAATATGGAATTCCGGCCTTTCGATTGCCCAAGGACATTTTGGAACGATTGAAAGATCAATTGCTGAGCATGGGCGTCAAGATTCGCCCCAACACCTTGGTCGGACCGGTGATTACGGTGGATGTTTTATTCCGGGACGGTTATCAGGCGATCTTTATCGGAACCGGTGTTTGGAAGCCAAATCCTATGCGGATTAAAGGCGAGAGTCTTGGTCATGTGCATTATGCCATAGACTATTTAAAGAACCCGGAGAGTTTTGATTTGGGTAAAAAGGTTTGTATCATCGGAGCAGGAAATGTTGCCATGGATGTGGCACGTACTGCCATTCGTCGTGGTGTTCGTGAAGTCACGGTCATGTATCGCCGTGATGAGGACGATATGTCTGCTACCTTAGAGGAAATTAAGTACGCAAAATTGGATGGCGTAAAATTTGAATTCTTTAAGGCACCGACTGAAATCACGGATGATGGAATTCGATATAAGCGAACCGAGAAGGTTATGACTGACGACAAGGAAAAGCTGATAGAAGTAGATGGACCTGAGGAGTTTTATCCAGTTGATTCCGTGATTATTGCCGTTAGTCAGGGACCAAAGTCGAATATTGTTGCCAACTCAACGGGAATCAAGATTGGGAAGACCGGTCTGGTTTCAACGGATGCATGTGGACGCACAACACGGGATGGTGTTTTTGCCTCTGGAGATGTGGTGACCGGTGCAAAAACGGTAGTGGAAGCGGTCATGTTTTCTAAAAAAGTGGCTGCCGCCATTGATGCCTATGTAACGAAAGGAAAGCCAGAAGACGAATTAGGGGAGACTAGTCAATGCAATTGGAAATGA
- a CDS encoding phosphatase PAP2 family protein, giving the protein MQLEMIKAIQSISNPFFDVFFQGLTFFGEEYVAILIGAGLLWCINARKGYEYAYMLLTGLLINVTLKEIFDVSRPIGLEGVRSLRVETATGKSFPSGHTQTVTMVFWWLRNQIQKPVFTGSSIIVIIGVAVSRLYLGVHWPLDVGAAVVIGIGWVAFMQNMYPKIENQLIGRGLLVLALAWMGVFFFYSEDYMKLLGLLTGLTLSMIANQKWIQYQPKGSVSSKGIMLIFGVIGVGVILVAGKHVFVHAVFGDLLRYMTMMIWVGTGIPLLSKKLKRRR; this is encoded by the coding sequence ATGCAATTGGAAATGATCAAGGCAATTCAATCAATCAGCAATCCATTTTTTGATGTTTTTTTTCAAGGCTTGACCTTTTTTGGTGAAGAGTATGTGGCTATTTTGATCGGAGCGGGCCTGCTGTGGTGTATCAATGCCCGAAAAGGATATGAATATGCCTATATGCTATTAACGGGTCTTTTGATTAATGTCACCCTAAAAGAGATCTTTGATGTCTCTAGGCCCATTGGACTTGAAGGGGTTCGATCTTTGCGGGTGGAAACAGCAACCGGCAAGTCTTTTCCCAGCGGACATACGCAAACGGTAACCATGGTCTTTTGGTGGTTGCGGAATCAGATTCAAAAACCAGTATTTACAGGGTCAAGTATCATTGTGATTATTGGGGTTGCGGTTTCAAGGCTATATTTAGGGGTTCATTGGCCTTTGGATGTTGGTGCGGCTGTAGTGATTGGAATTGGCTGGGTCGCATTCATGCAGAACATGTACCCGAAAATTGAAAATCAATTGATCGGGCGGGGACTCTTGGTGCTAGCACTAGCATGGATGGGCGTATTTTTCTTTTACTCAGAAGATTACATGAAACTATTGGGATTATTAACGGGTTTGACCCTCAGCATGATTGCCAATCAGAAGTGGATACAGTATCAGCCAAAAGGATCGGTTTCTTCTAAAGGAATCATGTTGATTTTTGGCGTTATTGGCGTGGGCGTTATTCTTGTGGCGGGCAAGCATGTGTTTGTTCATGCCGTATTTGGCGATTTGCTTCGATATATGACGATGATGATCTGGGTGGGGACGGGCATTCCTTTACTTTCAAAAAAGCTCAAGCGTAGACGATAA